One window of Atribacter laminatus genomic DNA carries:
- a CDS encoding tetratricopeptide repeat protein: protein MNKEERKSIYLKGRGSDMDDLSTYQLNRKRSDGFLFKRIIKLFEISFLCGIFFLNIWPAYSQEKESFDYQGFQPAKQGEEIPNFPMVIEYLSIMNKTELSPASIYQVHLEPTTQQYDFMILLVHDLSASIYGFTNNYQEVDLLATFSNATINDVKIVICEKENQIHLWSQAPFSAMEQEVVLEWDGNNLIEKLRKHSDPTLEVLELQKRYIEIGEWDKVAIPEELDLQYPNFYSDFNRMGIYALQTAHQIALEKYKNKSLSEAVEAMEWGIHFYFNAYPYSKTHSEIIFNLQNIENISVEDLANFYLTPIESLSLEEIALYLNDYAFFLSEIDQNQKAEPILQKVIEFNPNRVVVYINIGDVCWNLGEQEKAREYYQKYVELLGADNPRIPARVKERISMKN, encoded by the coding sequence GTGAATAAAGAAGAACGAAAAAGTATTTATTTAAAAGGCAGGGGTTCAGATATGGATGATCTTTCAACTTATCAATTGAATAGAAAAAGAAGCGATGGATTCCTGTTTAAAAGAATCATTAAACTTTTTGAAATTTCATTTCTTTGTGGAATATTCTTCCTCAATATTTGGCCAGCTTATAGTCAGGAGAAAGAAAGTTTTGATTATCAAGGTTTCCAACCTGCTAAACAGGGAGAAGAGATACCAAATTTTCCCATGGTTATTGAATACCTTTCTATAATGAATAAAACTGAGCTTTCTCCAGCCTCAATTTACCAGGTTCACCTTGAGCCAACTACTCAACAATATGATTTCATGATTTTGTTGGTTCATGATTTGTCGGCTTCTATTTATGGATTTACCAATAATTATCAAGAGGTTGATCTCTTAGCTACCTTTTCCAACGCAACAATCAATGATGTCAAAATCGTGATTTGTGAAAAGGAAAATCAAATCCATCTTTGGAGTCAAGCACCCTTTTCGGCTATGGAACAAGAAGTAGTTTTAGAGTGGGATGGAAATAATTTAATTGAAAAGTTAAGAAAGCATTCCGACCCGACTTTAGAGGTTTTAGAACTACAAAAAAGATATATTGAAATTGGAGAATGGGATAAAGTAGCCATCCCCGAAGAACTCGATCTCCAATATCCAAATTTCTATTCCGACTTCAACCGAATGGGAATATATGCACTGCAAACGGCACATCAAATTGCTTTGGAAAAATATAAAAATAAATCATTATCGGAAGCAGTAGAAGCAATGGAATGGGGTATTCATTTTTATTTTAATGCTTATCCCTACTCAAAAACTCATTCCGAAATCATTTTTAATCTTCAAAATATTGAAAATATATCGGTCGAGGATTTAGCTAATTTTTATTTGACCCCCATCGAATCATTATCTTTGGAAGAGATTGCCTTGTATCTGAATGATTATGCTTTTTTTCTCTCGGAAATAGATCAAAATCAAAAAGCCGAACCTATTCTTCAAAAAGTTATTGAATTCAATCCCAACCGAGTCGTGGTATATATTAATATTGGTGATGTATGCTGGAACTTAGGAGAACAGGAAAAAGCTCGTGAGTATTATCAAAAATATGTCGAATTACTGGGAGCGGATAATCCACGAATTCCAGCTCGAGTCAAAGAAAGGATAAGTATGAAGAATTGA
- a CDS encoding lipoate--protein ligase, whose protein sequence is MIYIINDSQDPYFNLASEEYIMNTFQDNEKYLMLWQNRPSIIIGKHQNTIEEINGEFVQTNNVAVVRRLSGGGAVYHDLGNLNFTFIVKVSENSLDFDFKKFTEPVVAALNRMGIPAEFNSRNDLSIEGKKFSGNAQYIRKGKCLHHGTLLFNTNLDHLEMALRVSSDKIESKGIKSIRSRVTNIYPYLKSPCSIEEFKNLLINQFCLINEKIQSINFSESDRKQIEELANSKYRTWDWNYGESPYFTIKKSQRFEFGKIEAWLDVNQGIIRQCKFYGDFFGREDKADIENLLIGSRYERNDITFQLRDIQIGSYFHGLNNEQLIKLLIS, encoded by the coding sequence ATGATTTACATCATCAACGACTCTCAAGATCCATATTTTAATTTAGCAAGTGAAGAGTACATCATGAATACATTTCAAGATAACGAAAAGTACTTGATGTTATGGCAAAACCGGCCATCAATCATCATTGGAAAACACCAAAACACCATTGAAGAAATCAACGGCGAATTTGTCCAAACCAACAATGTCGCCGTGGTGAGAAGATTATCCGGTGGAGGAGCCGTATATCACGATTTAGGCAACCTAAATTTTACTTTTATAGTGAAAGTTTCAGAAAATTCGTTGGATTTCGATTTTAAAAAATTTACTGAACCAGTAGTTGCCGCCTTAAATCGGATGGGGATTCCTGCTGAATTCAATAGTCGAAATGATTTGTCTATTGAAGGAAAAAAGTTTTCCGGAAATGCGCAATATATCCGAAAGGGAAAATGTCTTCATCACGGGACCTTGCTGTTTAATACTAATTTAGATCACCTGGAAATGGCACTGCGGGTATCAAGCGATAAAATAGAATCAAAAGGGATTAAGTCGATTCGGAGTCGAGTTACCAATATTTATCCCTATTTAAAAAGCCCTTGTTCGATAGAGGAATTTAAAAATTTACTTATAAATCAATTTTGTCTAATAAATGAAAAGATTCAGTCGATAAATTTTAGTGAAAGTGACCGTAAACAAATCGAGGAGCTAGCCAATAGCAAATACCGAACCTGGGATTGGAATTATGGTGAATCGCCATATTTTACCATTAAAAAATCTCAACGCTTTGAATTTGGTAAAATCGAAGCCTGGCTGGATGTAAATCAAGGGATAATTCGACAATGCAAATTTTATGGTGATTTTTTTGGAAGGGAAGATAAGGCTGATATTGAAAATTTATTGATTGGCAGCCGCTATGAGAGGAATGATATCACTTTTCAATTACGAGATATTCAGATTGGAAGCTATTTTCACGGATTGAATAATGAGCAGCTTATCAAACTTTTAATATCTTAA
- a CDS encoding DNA-processing protein DprA, translating to MIGVSQEAAYWVAIAHLPNWSREKINNFFDRLLRNHFAFHDFFALKPEEWESLFHFSREEIVIFQSLQEKLPYYTIITQKISEQGFDIIPVHSNFYSVHLREKLGKSHAPTLFYTKGNTDLFNAPAACILGSNRSSGNGLIFIQNLIRRFVREEVALITSFEPGYHRYILNLCLQFGGRVLVILDQGVLSLKRPLDDFDQYVMNGQVLFLSTIFPKNNNGKKWALQRDLLQYGLAKDIYIADALEKRQIWRWILRGLRQNKTFFVRYPEENEKSANRFFIANGAVPVDLNGRIINKSD from the coding sequence ATGATTGGTGTTTCTCAAGAAGCTGCCTATTGGGTGGCAATTGCTCACCTTCCAAATTGGAGCAGAGAAAAAATCAATAATTTTTTTGACCGATTATTGAGGAATCATTTTGCTTTTCATGACTTTTTTGCTTTGAAACCCGAAGAATGGGAAAGTCTTTTTCATTTTTCCCGAGAAGAAATAGTAATTTTTCAATCATTACAAGAAAAACTTCCGTATTATACAATCATTACCCAAAAAATCTCTGAACAAGGCTTTGATATTATCCCAGTTCATTCCAATTTTTATTCAGTGCATTTACGAGAAAAACTGGGAAAATCTCATGCTCCGACTCTCTTTTATACCAAAGGAAACACTGATCTTTTTAATGCACCTGCAGCATGTATTTTAGGCTCGAACCGCAGTTCGGGAAATGGGCTCATATTTATACAGAACCTTATTCGACGTTTTGTCCGAGAAGAAGTTGCTTTGATAACCAGCTTTGAACCTGGTTATCATCGTTATATTCTCAATTTATGCCTTCAATTTGGAGGGCGAGTATTAGTTATACTGGACCAGGGAGTTCTGTCGTTAAAAAGACCGCTGGATGATTTCGATCAATACGTTATGAATGGCCAAGTGCTATTCCTCAGCACTATCTTTCCAAAAAATAACAATGGGAAGAAGTGGGCTTTGCAGAGGGATTTACTGCAATATGGATTAGCTAAGGACATCTACATTGCTGACGCTCTTGAGAAAAGACAAATATGGCGGTGGATTTTGAGAGGATTAAGGCAAAATAAGACCTTTTTTGTCAGATATCCCGAAGAAAACGAAAAAAGCGCCAATCGTTTTTTTATCGCTAATGGCGCGGTTCCAGTTGATCTCAATGGAAGAATTATCAATAAATCTGATTGA
- a CDS encoding SOS response-associated peptidase, translated as MSLLNIFKLRYNKYMCGRFALIITPAELEKIFGLRLDEEFNPRYNIAPSQTVPVITYQEKDKKKKISIMKWGLVPSWAKDPSIGDRMINARSETIQEKPSFRSAFQRRRALIPTSGFFEWKQEGNAKNPYFIGMQEMETFAFAGLWERWVHDNNFLETFTILTTEANKLIHPIHNRMPVIIPEKAYDRWLSPSTELSHLIPLLAPYSENKMEAYPISKLVNNPKNDVPEILERFR; from the coding sequence ATGTCCCTTTTAAATATTTTCAAGCTTCGCTATAATAAATATATGTGTGGTCGATTTGCCCTGATTATTACTCCGGCGGAATTAGAAAAAATATTTGGATTGAGATTGGATGAGGAATTCAATCCCCGATATAATATTGCTCCCAGCCAAACTGTGCCAGTAATTACCTATCAAGAAAAAGATAAAAAGAAAAAGATTTCTATCATGAAATGGGGGTTAGTTCCATCTTGGGCCAAAGATCCCTCGATCGGAGATCGGATGATTAATGCCCGTTCCGAAACCATTCAAGAAAAACCTTCTTTTCGCAGCGCTTTTCAGAGGAGAAGAGCACTAATACCCACCAGTGGTTTTTTTGAATGGAAGCAAGAAGGAAATGCCAAAAATCCCTATTTTATTGGAATGCAAGAAATGGAAACCTTTGCTTTTGCTGGTTTATGGGAAAGATGGGTGCACGATAATAATTTTTTAGAAACATTTACTATACTAACCACCGAAGCAAATAAATTGATCCATCCAATCCACAACCGCATGCCGGTAATTATACCGGAAAAAGCTTACGATAGGTGGCTTAGTCCTTCTACTGAGCTTTCTCATTTAATCCCCCTATTAGCACCTTATTCCGAAAATAAAATGGAAGCCTACCCCATATCAAAATTGGTTAACAACCCCAAAAACGATGTTCCTGAAATTCTAGAAAGATTTAGATAA
- a CDS encoding DUF4342 domain-containing protein — protein sequence MTSRKTWTEEIEVNARDIIEKIKELIQEGNVRRLIIKKENGDLLLEVPLTAGVVAGGLVTLVAPVLAALGAMAALLTKVKFEIVRVKEENTDDKKDDEDKEQ from the coding sequence ATGACCAGCCGAAAAACCTGGACTGAAGAAATTGAAGTCAATGCCCGCGACATAATTGAAAAAATTAAGGAACTTATTCAAGAAGGGAATGTCCGGCGATTAATTATTAAAAAAGAAAATGGTGATCTTCTTTTAGAAGTTCCCTTAACTGCAGGTGTGGTTGCTGGAGGATTAGTAACCTTAGTAGCTCCGGTTCTAGCAGCACTGGGAGCAATGGCAGCTCTTTTAACCAAAGTAAAGTTTGAAATTGTAAGAGTCAAAGAAGAAAATACTGATGATAAGAAAGATGATGAAGATAAAGAACAATAA
- a CDS encoding cupin domain-containing protein, which translates to MIRTKLSKVKEIKTPHGKKVRWLISKEMDAPNFEMRHFTITDESQPSEEAHPWEHQVYVLSGEGIIKSGDTEIKVESGDAIYIAPNEPHLVQNLPQQEFTFLCIIPAGCEDRVKK; encoded by the coding sequence ATGATTCGAACCAAATTGAGCAAGGTTAAAGAAATCAAAACCCCACACGGGAAAAAGGTCCGCTGGCTGATTTCAAAAGAAATGGATGCTCCCAATTTTGAAATGAGACATTTCACCATCACCGATGAGAGCCAACCTTCAGAAGAGGCTCATCCCTGGGAACATCAGGTTTACGTTCTTTCAGGAGAAGGAATCATAAAAAGTGGAGACACTGAAATCAAGGTCGAATCAGGAGATGCTATTTATATTGCTCCCAACGAACCGCATTTAGTTCAAAACCTTCCTCAACAAGAATTTACTTTTCTTTGCATCATCCCGGCCGGATGCGAAGATCGAGTAAAGAAGTAG
- a CDS encoding SagB/ThcOx family dehydrogenase, whose amino-acid sequence MMHPRNKFLSYFWIISLTLLLVIISFPVNGKELVGLPQIELNDNDLISAIVDRQAERQFSTEPIALKDLALILWAGNGIKSPQVDSVSHATRTIPSAMGIYPIDVYVFAIQVEGLPSGIYLYMPDKHALQEIPSINVAEALTKITNQRAVQNASVVFLIAFHQEKSSRMNEKFAYFEAGEVAQNISLMTVERELGSYVIGMYYQEKIIEVLKEENIEPIVLMAVGKPLL is encoded by the coding sequence ATGATGCATCCAAGAAACAAATTTCTCTCTTATTTCTGGATAATTTCTTTGACTTTATTGTTAGTGATAATAAGTTTTCCTGTTAATGGAAAGGAACTTGTCGGACTTCCTCAAATTGAACTCAATGATAATGATTTAATCTCAGCTATAGTCGATCGCCAAGCAGAGCGGCAGTTTTCAACTGAACCAATAGCGCTGAAGGACTTGGCTCTAATTCTCTGGGCGGGAAATGGAATAAAAAGCCCTCAGGTTGATAGCGTTTCTCATGCTACTCGAACCATTCCCTCAGCCATGGGAATCTATCCCATTGATGTATATGTATTTGCCATACAGGTTGAAGGCCTCCCATCCGGCATTTACCTGTACATGCCGGATAAACATGCCCTCCAAGAAATACCGAGCATCAATGTGGCTGAAGCATTAACCAAAATAACCAATCAAAGAGCAGTTCAGAATGCCTCTGTGGTTTTTTTAATCGCTTTTCATCAAGAAAAGTCTTCCCGAATGAATGAAAAGTTCGCTTACTTTGAAGCTGGCGAAGTGGCTCAAAATATCAGTTTGATGACAGTAGAGCGTGAGCTGGGAAGCTATGTTATTGGTATGTATTACCAAGAAAAGATAATCGAGGTTCTTAAAGAAGAAAATATTGAACCGATTGTATTGATGGCGGTGGGAAAACCATTGCTATAA
- a CDS encoding HD domain-containing phosphohydrolase → MPFLSISLSWSYSAEKIINTGAAETRLALIGNLRTVVDEADVIQGIDQAKEDNLIYLKSWKRKELMEKKNIPIKTIIILMFVILMITISALIGYIVYSNWSSSIKQFITIMVKDLNDEIYHQVETFIYVPEHINQVNKSFIEDGVVDLRNVVERESYFVGVLENHSSQSIYSFSYGTEQGEYYGARRNINNVIEIMRNDVSTNGHSWYYSVNEDKTAGERVVDAGKFDPRTRDWYKAAKKTGKAVFSPIYKHFVMNDLTVSVAMPIYNKERELQGVLGSHVTLSRINNYLQEIVLDKNAYALIVEKDTGYLVANSFEMANFTFLEDGSIKRATIQEIENQAITRAREKYNIAENNSFEVETGEDRLFVNVLEFKKEGLDWLILTAIPESLFLPVVIENMRLTLILAITAVLLSLFIYHKVVKSYLKPIESLIETTAQFSHGDFSKRVPIMRNDEIGGISRSFNEMADTLQTLFHSLEVQVKKRTHELEEANNALKESKDQLYLILDSTAEGIYGIDKNGNCIFCNTSSLEMLGYKSHDELIGKNMHWQIHHSHRDGTPMPIEDCKIFKALKTGNGTRADDEVFWKADGTSLAVEYHSYPQFKDGELVGAVVTFLDNTERKRNEDYIKYLSYHDSLTGLYNRMFFEEEMRRLNTERSLPLSIIFGDVNGLKLTNDIFGHTAGDELLRKTAEILRKVCREEDIIARLGGDEFAILLPKTSTQVAQKIIERIKNEFSKEPIGVIKYCMSMGYDTKVKVGKSIERTLENAEDMMYKEKMLNRKTIDSSMIHTIIETLHNFSEREKQHSINVSELCQNIGRAMKLPDPEIRKLKEAGYLHDIGKIVLNNEILKKKEKLTEEEKKEMQQHPVVGYRILNLFGETLDIAEGVLHHHEGWDGSGYPKGLKGEEIPKLARIIKVAESYDSMVNKHQYHHMSHEEALKEIEAKSGILYDPEIVKIFVQTMKDDQLSPSEKYK, encoded by the coding sequence ATGCCATTTCTCTCTATTTCTCTCAGCTGGTCCTATTCAGCAGAAAAAATTATCAACACTGGAGCAGCTGAAACGAGATTGGCATTAATTGGAAATCTGAGAACAGTCGTTGATGAAGCAGATGTTATTCAAGGAATCGATCAGGCTAAAGAAGACAACCTTATTTATCTCAAGTCATGGAAAAGGAAAGAATTAATGGAAAAGAAAAATATCCCGATTAAAACCATCATTATTCTTATGTTTGTAATACTAATGATAACAATTTCCGCCCTCATCGGATATATCGTCTATTCAAACTGGTCGTCTTCAATAAAACAATTTATAACCATTATGGTGAAAGATTTGAATGATGAGATTTACCATCAGGTGGAAACCTTTATATATGTGCCCGAACATATCAACCAGGTTAATAAAAGCTTCATCGAGGATGGTGTTGTTGATTTAAGGAATGTAGTTGAAAGAGAAAGTTATTTTGTTGGAGTATTGGAAAACCACAGCTCACAATCGATCTATAGCTTTAGTTACGGAACTGAGCAAGGTGAGTATTATGGAGCTCGGAGAAACATAAACAATGTCATTGAAATAATGAGGAATGACGTTAGTACTAATGGACATTCCTGGTATTATTCAGTTAATGAAGATAAAACTGCAGGTGAACGAGTGGTCGATGCTGGAAAATTTGACCCCCGGACCCGAGATTGGTATAAAGCAGCAAAAAAAACTGGGAAAGCAGTATTTTCACCGATATACAAGCATTTTGTAATGAATGACCTAACCGTATCGGTTGCTATGCCAATTTATAATAAGGAGAGGGAATTACAAGGAGTATTAGGTTCTCATGTTACATTATCAAGAATCAACAACTACTTGCAGGAAATTGTCCTGGATAAAAATGCCTATGCTCTTATTGTCGAGAAAGATACCGGTTATTTAGTTGCAAACTCATTCGAAATGGCTAACTTTACATTTCTTGAAGATGGAAGCATAAAAAGAGCCACGATCCAAGAAATAGAGAATCAAGCCATAACTCGAGCCCGAGAAAAATATAATATCGCTGAAAATAATAGTTTCGAAGTTGAAACCGGAGAAGATCGATTATTTGTTAATGTTTTAGAATTTAAAAAAGAAGGATTAGATTGGCTGATTTTAACTGCTATACCGGAAAGTTTATTCTTGCCAGTAGTAATAGAAAATATGAGATTAACCTTAATCCTGGCGATAACAGCCGTATTATTATCATTATTCATCTACCATAAGGTCGTCAAGAGTTACTTGAAACCTATTGAAAGTTTAATCGAGACCACCGCTCAATTTTCTCATGGCGACTTCTCCAAGAGGGTCCCTATTATGAGAAATGATGAAATAGGAGGAATTTCGAGGTCATTTAATGAGATGGCAGATACTTTGCAGACACTTTTTCATTCTCTGGAAGTTCAGGTGAAAAAACGGACCCATGAGCTGGAAGAAGCGAATAATGCTTTGAAGGAAAGTAAAGATCAACTGTACCTGATTTTAGATTCAACAGCCGAGGGAATCTACGGTATCGATAAGAATGGTAATTGTATATTTTGTAACACAAGCAGCTTGGAAATGTTGGGTTATAAAAGTCATGATGAACTGATTGGGAAGAATATGCATTGGCAGATTCATCATAGTCATCGAGACGGGACTCCAATGCCCATCGAAGACTGCAAGATTTTTAAAGCATTAAAAACTGGAAATGGTACCCGTGCTGATGATGAAGTATTTTGGAAAGCCGATGGAACCAGCCTTGCCGTTGAATACCATTCCTATCCTCAGTTTAAAGATGGAGAGTTGGTTGGTGCTGTAGTAACTTTTTTGGATAATACTGAGCGAAAAAGAAATGAAGACTATATTAAATATTTAAGTTACCACGACTCGTTGACCGGGCTTTATAATCGAATGTTTTTTGAGGAAGAAATGAGGCGGTTAAATACTGAAAGAAGCCTTCCTTTATCAATCATTTTCGGCGACGTTAATGGGTTGAAATTGACTAACGATATCTTTGGCCATACTGCCGGTGATGAGCTTTTGAGGAAAACCGCTGAGATATTAAGAAAAGTTTGCCGGGAAGAAGATATTATAGCTCGATTGGGTGGAGATGAATTTGCAATTTTGCTGCCAAAAACCAGCACTCAGGTTGCTCAGAAAATTATTGAGAGGATAAAAAATGAATTTTCGAAAGAACCTATAGGTGTCATTAAATATTGCATGTCAATGGGATATGATACCAAGGTCAAGGTAGGCAAGAGCATCGAAAGAACTTTGGAAAATGCTGAGGATATGATGTACAAGGAGAAAATGCTCAATCGGAAAACCATTGATTCCAGCATGATTCATACCATTATTGAAACCTTGCACAATTTTAGTGAACGAGAAAAGCAACATTCGATCAACGTAAGTGAATTATGTCAAAACATCGGTCGGGCAATGAAATTACCCGATCCGGAAATTCGAAAACTGAAAGAAGCCGGATATTTACATGATATCGGGAAAATAGTTTTAAATAATGAAATTCTCAAGAAAAAAGAGAAATTAACCGAAGAAGAAAAAAAGGAAATGCAACAGCATCCGGTTGTTGGGTATAGGATTTTAAATTTGTTTGGCGAAACCTTGGATATAGCTGAAGGCGTTCTCCACCACCATGAAGGGTGGGATGGATCGGGTTATCCAAAAGGCTTGAAAGGCGAAGAAATTCCCAAATTGGCAAGAATTATTAAGGTAGCCGAAAGTTACGATTCGATGGTAAACAAACATCAATACCATCATATGAGCCATGAGGAAGCATTAAAAGAAATTGAAGCAAAATCAGGAATACTCTATGACCCAGAAATTGTGAAGATATTTGTCCAGACTATGAAGGACGACCAACTATCACCATCTGAAAAATATAAATAA
- a CDS encoding substrate-binding domain-containing protein: MLKKFIVISLFLVLALVLGTAVYAQESEPGELYFRFVTHGGDDPFWAVVVKGAQDAAKLLNCKVDFDLVGGDLALQQKRMQEAVAMNVDGIALVINDDTVWDKLVEEALAKGIPVVAIDNDDTEGDRGNSRLTYIGQDEFKAGYDLAMRLFEEGKKKGLDLSQAHVAMSVEVPGAMYGVVRSDGVKKAMEEFGITSSEIIDAGGLEMTTVEQRLTSYLISHPEATFIIGLGGIVTDRLTDALKAVGRQPGEVIAGGFDMTPGTLVGLKEGYMTAAIDSQQYLAGFYGVLVLYHYKLYGFLPTVKTGGFLIDSPEKIEQIEVLSKDYIR, from the coding sequence ATGCTTAAAAAATTTATCGTTATTTCACTCTTTCTTGTGTTGGCTTTGGTTTTGGGAACGGCAGTCTATGCCCAGGAAAGTGAACCAGGAGAGTTGTATTTCCGCTTTGTAACCCACGGAGGTGACGACCCCTTTTGGGCAGTCGTCGTTAAAGGGGCTCAGGATGCAGCAAAATTGCTCAACTGCAAAGTGGATTTCGATTTGGTTGGTGGTGATCTTGCCCTACAACAAAAAAGGATGCAAGAAGCAGTTGCTATGAATGTTGATGGAATTGCCCTGGTCATTAATGATGATACGGTTTGGGATAAATTAGTGGAAGAGGCTTTAGCCAAAGGTATTCCGGTAGTAGCCATCGATAATGATGATACCGAAGGTGATAGAGGAAACTCACGCTTAACTTATATTGGGCAGGATGAATTTAAAGCCGGTTATGATTTGGCAATGCGGCTCTTTGAAGAAGGGAAAAAGAAAGGATTAGACCTCAGCCAAGCTCATGTAGCGATGTCAGTTGAAGTTCCAGGAGCGATGTACGGTGTCGTTCGTTCCGATGGTGTTAAAAAGGCTATGGAAGAATTTGGCATCACTTCATCAGAAATCATCGATGCCGGTGGCTTGGAAATGACTACCGTTGAGCAAAGGTTGACTTCTTATCTCATTTCCCATCCCGAAGCCACCTTTATAATCGGTTTGGGCGGAATCGTAACTGATCGTTTAACTGATGCCTTGAAAGCGGTTGGAAGACAGCCTGGTGAAGTCATTGCTGGTGGTTTCGATATGACCCCAGGAACGCTGGTTGGGTTAAAAGAAGGCTACATGACTGCTGCAATTGATTCACAACAATATCTTGCCGGTTTCTATGGTGTATTGGTCCTCTATCATTACAAACTTTACGGTTTCTTACCAACCGTAAAAACCGGTGGATTTCTGATCGATAGCCCGGAAAAAATTGAACAAATTGAAGTTCTCTCTAAAGATTATATCCGGTAA
- a CDS encoding uroporphyrinogen decarboxylase family protein gives MRDQVIRAIRRNHPDYVPLIIWNQDYDQSDIVYGEIQKHFLGENRDYSEWGFFWSRKDETMGQPRDPLITDWNEIDKLEPPLLDLPGRFDELFEKKKTYPEKFLMASLALSGFTTMTFLARFEEVLIHLSTQSRLLERLIDVVFGFEENLIQEVSKCGVDAIAFLDDWGTQNGLMISPDQWRKIFKPRYQKQFDLAHQQGMYVYFHTCGYIYPIIADFIEIGVDVLNISQPNLYDIPQMGRDFGGKVCFCCPVSYQTTGISGNPSEIEQYTEYLFEHLGRFNGGLIGYAEEYHSIGMSEENYQASIQGFKKLRYV, from the coding sequence ATGAGGGATCAAGTTATTCGAGCTATTCGAAGAAATCATCCCGACTATGTTCCTTTGATCATCTGGAACCAAGACTATGATCAATCGGATATTGTTTATGGAGAAATACAAAAACATTTTTTAGGAGAAAACCGAGACTACTCGGAATGGGGCTTTTTTTGGTCAAGGAAAGACGAGACCATGGGTCAACCGCGAGACCCCTTGATTACAGATTGGAATGAGATCGATAAACTTGAGCCACCACTTTTGGACTTACCCGGTCGATTTGATGAGCTCTTTGAAAAGAAAAAGACCTATCCGGAAAAATTTCTCATGGCCAGTTTGGCTTTGTCGGGATTTACCACGATGACTTTTTTAGCCCGCTTTGAAGAAGTATTGATTCATTTGTCCACCCAATCTCGACTACTGGAGCGATTGATCGATGTGGTGTTTGGTTTTGAAGAAAATTTAATACAGGAAGTCTCGAAATGTGGTGTGGATGCTATTGCTTTTTTGGATGATTGGGGCACTCAAAACGGTTTGATGATTTCTCCTGATCAGTGGAGAAAAATTTTCAAACCTCGATACCAGAAACAGTTTGATTTAGCTCACCAACAAGGGATGTATGTTTATTTTCATACTTGCGGATATATTTACCCGATCATTGCAGATTTTATCGAGATTGGAGTCGATGTTCTCAATATCAGTCAACCCAATCTCTATGATATTCCCCAAATGGGAAGAGATTTTGGGGGAAAGGTTTGTTTTTGTTGTCCAGTGAGTTATCAAACTACCGGAATATCAGGAAATCCTTCAGAAATTGAACAATATACCGAATATTTATTTGAACACCTGGGCAGGTTTAATGGAGGATTGATTGGTTACGCTGAAGAATATCATTCGATTGGAATGAGCGAGGAGAACTATCAAGCCAGCATTCAAGGATTTAAGAAATTACGCTATGTATAA
- a CDS encoding flavodoxin family protein, translating to MASTKIKSLVCYYSLDGNSRHIAKAIQQKLDADILELRIKSPYKYKGFLKYFVGGMQVIFRSRPPLLPLGKDFRDYQLIIFGTPVWAGSYAPAFRTLFNSIEFKKKKIALFACCGGKAGKTFDNFKKVLKGNEFLGEIEFQEPLKKDSNGAKEKAQRWAQEMHGKAKSDS from the coding sequence ATGGCTTCAACGAAAATCAAGAGCTTAGTTTGCTATTATTCACTGGATGGGAATTCTCGGCATATTGCTAAAGCAATTCAACAGAAACTTGATGCTGATATTTTAGAGTTGCGAATTAAAAGTCCCTATAAATATAAAGGTTTTTTAAAATATTTTGTTGGTGGTATGCAGGTCATTTTTCGCAGCCGACCTCCTCTTCTCCCTCTGGGAAAAGACTTCCGGGATTACCAACTGATTATTTTTGGGACTCCAGTATGGGCGGGAAGCTATGCGCCGGCGTTTCGGACACTTTTTAACTCTATAGAATTCAAAAAGAAAAAAATAGCCTTGTTTGCTTGTTGTGGGGGGAAAGCTGGGAAAACGTTTGATAATTTTAAAAAGGTTTTAAAAGGGAATGAGTTTTTAGGAGAGATAGAGTTTCAAGAACCATTAAAAAAAGATTCAAATGGAGCCAAGGAAAAAGCCCAACGCTGGGCTCAGGAAATGCACGGAAAGGCAAAAAGTGATTCCTGA